One genomic window of Paraburkholderia phytofirmans PsJN includes the following:
- a CDS encoding DUF4148 domain-containing protein codes for MKSLIQTVVVAAALAASGAVFAQSSQPVTRAQVRAELIQLEKAGYDPAARNDATYPAEIQAAEAKVAAQNGAASGYGGVVTGSSEAGRPAVSKSDWNAMYNHP; via the coding sequence ATGAAGTCCCTTATTCAAACTGTTGTCGTTGCCGCAGCTCTTGCTGCCTCGGGTGCCGTGTTCGCCCAATCGAGCCAGCCGGTGACCCGTGCGCAAGTGCGCGCTGAATTGATTCAACTCGAAAAGGCTGGCTATGACCCGGCAGCCCGTAATGATGCGACCTATCCGGCTGAAATCCAGGCTGCTGAAGCCAAAGTTGCTGCGCAGAACGGCGCCGCAAGTGGTTACGGCGGTGTGGTGACTGGTTCGTCGGAAGCAGGCCGCCCGGCAGTGTCGAAGTCGGACTGGAATGCGATGTACAACCATCCCTAA
- a CDS encoding AI-2E family transporter — protein sequence MLGFDVRTARQVWTALLIALLFFCIYMASSTLLVVVFAVFFSYLIYPMVDLVERIRPRRMPRVASIALVFVVVVAVIAVVGSIFGVQLQDEATHLLAQLPQLMKSDVPNRIPLPHFLEPLRERIVDFVRGQIETGSDKAVPMARSVGLGVMHAASNLIYLVLIPILSFLLIKEGPQMREDFLDLLNDRHRTLWAEIVTDLNVLLSKYVRALLFLSLATLICYGMAFSLLGVPYAFLLAVSAGLLEFVPFAGPLGAVAITLVVAVFSGYPHLLWLVIFIALYRLFQDYVLNPYLMSEGVEVSPFLVIVGLLAGDQLGGVAGIFLAVPVIAMLKIIIGRARVFYAASHDEGEAARRALTGKTD from the coding sequence ATGCTGGGATTCGACGTTCGCACAGCCAGACAGGTCTGGACCGCGCTTCTGATCGCGCTGCTGTTTTTCTGCATCTATATGGCGTCGTCCACCTTGCTGGTGGTGGTGTTCGCGGTCTTCTTCAGTTATCTGATCTATCCGATGGTCGATCTCGTCGAGCGCATCCGGCCGCGCCGTATGCCGCGCGTGGCGTCGATCGCGCTTGTGTTCGTCGTGGTCGTCGCGGTGATCGCGGTGGTTGGATCGATCTTCGGCGTGCAGCTGCAGGACGAGGCCACGCACCTGCTCGCGCAACTGCCTCAGTTGATGAAGTCCGATGTGCCCAACCGCATTCCGTTGCCGCATTTTCTGGAACCGCTGCGCGAGCGGATCGTCGATTTCGTGCGTGGCCAGATCGAGACGGGTTCCGACAAAGCCGTGCCGATGGCGCGCAGCGTCGGCCTCGGCGTGATGCACGCAGCCAGCAATCTGATCTACCTCGTGCTGATTCCGATTCTGAGCTTCCTGCTGATCAAGGAAGGTCCGCAGATGCGCGAGGACTTTCTCGATCTGCTGAACGACCGGCATCGCACGTTGTGGGCCGAGATCGTGACCGATCTGAACGTGCTGTTGTCGAAGTACGTGCGGGCTTTGCTGTTTCTGTCGCTGGCAACGCTGATCTGTTACGGCATGGCCTTCTCGCTGCTCGGCGTGCCTTACGCGTTTCTGCTGGCGGTGAGCGCGGGTCTGCTGGAGTTCGTGCCGTTCGCCGGGCCGCTCGGCGCTGTCGCGATCACGCTGGTGGTCGCCGTGTTCAGCGGCTATCCGCATCTGCTATGGCTGGTGATTTTTATCGCGCTCTACCGGCTGTTTCAGGACTACGTGCTCAATCCGTATCTGATGAGCGAAGGCGTGGAGGTCAGTCCGTTTCTCGTCATCGTCGGCTTGCTCGCCGGCGATCAGTTAGGCGGCGTGGCGGGAATCTTCCTGGCTGTGCCGGTCATTGCCATGCTGAAAATCATCATTGGACGGGCCCGCGTGTTCTATGCGGCTTCACACGATGAAGGCGAAGCCGCGCGCCGCGCGCTGACCGGCAAAACCGATTGA
- a CDS encoding CsbD family protein, translated as MNSNQFEGTVKDAAGKVQDAVGGLTGDAELQAEGKVRQLAGKAQAKYGDSVDQVAETTRNNPIGALLVAVGVGFLLGKLI; from the coding sequence ATGAATTCAAATCAGTTCGAAGGTACGGTGAAGGACGCAGCGGGCAAGGTGCAGGACGCCGTCGGCGGCCTGACCGGAGATGCGGAATTGCAAGCCGAAGGCAAGGTCCGCCAGTTAGCCGGCAAGGCGCAGGCGAAATACGGCGACAGCGTCGACCAGGTCGCGGAAACGACGCGCAACAATCCGATCGGCGCGCTGCTGGTCGCGGTCGGCGTTGGCTTTCTGCTCGGCAAGCTGATCTGA
- a CDS encoding CsbD family protein has product MDRNRVEGAAKQVKGSVRETLGKVTGNRTTQAKGAAEKLTGKVQSKVGQFADAVRARVKR; this is encoded by the coding sequence ATGGACAGGAATCGTGTCGAAGGTGCAGCGAAACAGGTCAAGGGTTCCGTGAGAGAAACGCTCGGCAAGGTCACCGGCAACCGGACGACGCAGGCCAAGGGCGCGGCGGAGAAGTTGACGGGCAAGGTGCAGTCGAAAGTAGGGCAGTTCGCCGACGCCGTACGCGCTCGCGTGAAGCGGTAA
- a CDS encoding enoyl-CoA hydratase/isomerase family protein — MSALQSVAHDTSLEAEREILFRVVNRVAIITLNRPAALNALSHAMVRELAVLVEHCRTDDGIVALVLKGAGAKGFCAGGDVREVQRLAKNNDSRWLAFFVDEYRLDYALHTFPKPVVALLDGIAMGGGMGLGQGARLRIVTERSKIAMPETRIGFLPDVGATRFLSVMPAELELYVGLTGATLSGADALRLQLADLCVPAEWLASFEERLQRMPLEGDLMAALRGVFEPPCNIIPHAPLAAFTQLILRHFDRRSSIDRMVATVRHDLLREPPREVKQWLQSTYDALTGHSPTMLYVTREALLRGRQMTLAECFRMELGIVKRVIEEGDFCEGVRAQLIDKDRKARWAPATLAEVRPERVRHFLASPWKSDAHPLAALGAEQG; from the coding sequence ATGAGCGCCTTGCAAAGCGTCGCGCACGATACGAGCCTCGAAGCGGAACGCGAGATCCTGTTTCGCGTGGTGAATCGCGTGGCGATCATCACGCTGAACCGGCCGGCCGCGCTCAATGCGCTTTCGCACGCGATGGTGCGCGAACTCGCCGTGCTGGTCGAACATTGCCGCACCGACGACGGCATCGTCGCGCTCGTGCTGAAAGGCGCGGGCGCCAAGGGTTTCTGCGCCGGCGGCGACGTGCGCGAAGTGCAGCGGCTCGCGAAGAACAACGACAGCCGCTGGCTCGCGTTCTTCGTCGACGAATATCGGCTCGACTATGCGCTTCACACGTTTCCGAAGCCGGTGGTCGCTTTGCTCGACGGCATTGCGATGGGCGGCGGCATGGGGCTCGGCCAGGGAGCGCGGCTGCGCATCGTGACCGAGCGCAGCAAGATCGCCATGCCGGAGACGCGCATCGGCTTTCTGCCGGACGTCGGCGCGACGCGTTTTCTCAGCGTGATGCCGGCGGAGCTCGAGTTGTATGTCGGGCTGACCGGCGCGACCTTGTCCGGCGCCGACGCATTGCGGCTGCAACTGGCGGATCTGTGCGTGCCGGCCGAATGGCTCGCCAGTTTCGAAGAGCGTTTGCAGCGCATGCCGCTCGAAGGCGATCTGATGGCGGCCTTGCGCGGCGTGTTCGAGCCGCCGTGCAATATCATTCCGCACGCGCCGCTGGCGGCGTTCACTCAACTGATCTTGCGGCATTTCGATCGGCGTTCGAGCATCGACCGGATGGTCGCGACGGTGCGGCACGATTTGTTGCGCGAGCCGCCGCGCGAGGTGAAGCAGTGGTTGCAGTCCACCTACGACGCGCTGACCGGTCATTCGCCCACCATGCTGTACGTCACGCGTGAGGCGCTGTTGCGCGGCCGGCAGATGACCCTGGCGGAATGCTTCCGCATGGAACTCGGCATCGTCAAGCGCGTGATCGAGGAGGGTGACTTCTGCGAAGGCGTGCGGGCCCAGTTGATCGACAAGGATCGCAAAGCCCGCTGGGCGCCCGCCACGCTCGCCGAGGTGCGGCCGGAGCGCGTCAGACATTTTCTCGCTTCGCCGTGGAAGAGCGACGCACATCCGCTGGCTGCGTTGGGCGCGGAGCAGGGCTGA
- a CDS encoding enoyl-CoA hydratase — protein MIELDYADDGAVAQLTLKRPPANAFTPEGLLQLQQTVERLNGEARVRAIVITGDGPKFFSAGADLNTFADGNREVARTAAARFGAAFETLQNARPVVIAAINGYAMGGGLECALACDIRIAEQHALLALPETAVGLLPCGCGTQTLPWLVGEGWAKRMILTGERVDAATALRIGLVEEVVEKGAARDAALVMAARVATLSPQAVGFSKTLIHQGRSGVPRAAALALERERFVDLFDGADQREGVNAFLEKRPPRWQVTQSAQTDASQPEMRQ, from the coding sequence ATGATCGAACTCGACTACGCGGACGACGGCGCCGTCGCGCAACTCACGCTCAAGCGGCCGCCGGCCAACGCGTTTACGCCCGAAGGCTTGCTGCAATTGCAGCAGACCGTCGAACGCCTGAACGGCGAGGCGCGCGTGCGCGCCATCGTGATTACCGGTGATGGTCCCAAGTTCTTCAGCGCGGGCGCCGACCTGAACACCTTCGCCGACGGCAATCGCGAAGTCGCGCGCACGGCGGCGGCGCGCTTCGGCGCGGCGTTCGAAACCCTGCAGAACGCGCGGCCCGTGGTGATCGCGGCGATCAACGGTTATGCGATGGGCGGCGGCCTAGAATGCGCGTTGGCCTGCGATATCCGCATCGCCGAACAGCATGCGTTGCTGGCGCTGCCCGAGACCGCGGTCGGCTTGCTGCCGTGCGGTTGCGGCACGCAGACGCTGCCGTGGCTGGTCGGGGAAGGCTGGGCCAAACGGATGATTCTGACCGGCGAGCGCGTCGATGCGGCGACGGCGTTGCGCATCGGTCTGGTCGAAGAAGTGGTGGAAAAGGGCGCAGCGCGCGATGCGGCGTTGGTCATGGCTGCGCGCGTCGCAACCTTGAGTCCGCAGGCGGTCGGTTTCAGCAAGACGCTGATTCATCAGGGCCGCAGCGGCGTGCCGCGCGCGGCGGCGCTGGCGCTGGAGCGCGAGCGCTTTGTCGATCTGTTCGACGGCGCCGATCAGCGCGAAGGCGTCAATGCGTTCCTCGAAAAGCGCCCGCCGCGCTGGCAGGTGACGCAGTCCGCGCAGACCGACGCCTCGCAACCGGAGATGCGTCAATGA
- the mmsB gene encoding 3-hydroxyisobutyrate dehydrogenase translates to MKIGFIGLGNMGAPMAHNLLKAGHAVNVFDLNAQAVQALVDAGAKAAASPKAAVTDAECVITMLPAAAHVRSVLSADDGVFAGIAKGVTIIDSSTIDPASVKAFAELAQQHGNTFVDAPVSGGTGGAAAGTLTFMVGGSASAYEQVKPVLAAMGKNIVHCGDTGTGQVAKICNNLVLGITMAGVAEAMSLGEALGIDAKVLGGIINTSTGRCWSSDTYNPMPGVIETAPSTRGYTGGFGTDLMLKDLGLATDAAKTARQPVYLGALAQQLYQTMSAKGAGRLDFSAVIKLYRQDGQDGKDGGAA, encoded by the coding sequence ATGAAAATAGGCTTTATCGGACTCGGCAACATGGGCGCGCCAATGGCGCACAACCTGCTCAAGGCGGGTCATGCGGTCAACGTATTCGACCTCAACGCACAGGCCGTGCAGGCGCTCGTGGATGCGGGCGCGAAAGCGGCCGCATCGCCGAAAGCCGCGGTAACCGACGCGGAATGCGTGATCACCATGTTGCCCGCCGCCGCGCATGTGCGCAGCGTGCTGAGCGCGGACGACGGCGTTTTCGCCGGCATCGCGAAGGGCGTGACGATCATCGATTCGAGCACGATCGACCCCGCGAGCGTGAAGGCGTTCGCCGAACTCGCGCAGCAGCACGGCAACACCTTCGTCGATGCGCCGGTTTCAGGCGGCACCGGCGGCGCGGCGGCCGGCACGCTGACCTTCATGGTTGGCGGCAGCGCGAGCGCGTATGAGCAGGTCAAGCCGGTGCTTGCGGCGATGGGCAAGAACATCGTGCATTGCGGCGACACCGGCACGGGCCAGGTCGCGAAGATCTGCAACAACCTCGTGCTCGGCATCACGATGGCGGGCGTCGCCGAAGCCATGTCGCTCGGCGAGGCGCTCGGCATCGACGCGAAAGTGCTGGGCGGCATCATCAATACATCGACGGGGCGCTGCTGGAGTTCGGACACCTACAATCCGATGCCCGGCGTGATCGAGACCGCGCCGTCCACGCGCGGTTACACGGGCGGCTTCGGCACGGATCTCATGCTCAAGGATCTCGGTCTCGCCACCGACGCCGCGAAGACCGCGCGTCAGCCGGTTTATCTCGGCGCATTGGCGCAACAGCTTTATCAAACGATGAGCGCGAAAGGCGCGGGACGTCTCGACTTTTCCGCGGTCATCAAGCTGTATCGTCAGGACGGCCAGGACGGCAAGGACGGAGGCGCGGCATGA
- a CDS encoding CoA-acylating methylmalonate-semialdehyde dehydrogenase, with the protein MSANAAVATVKLLINGEFVESKTTEWRDIVNPATQEVLARVPFATADEVNEAIRSAHAAFKTWKDTPIGARMRIMLKYQALIREHSPRIARTLSAEQGKTIPDAEGDIFRGLEVVEHACSIGTLQQGEFAENVAGGVDTYTLRQPIGVCAGITPFNFPAMIPLWMFPMAIVCGNTFVLKPSEQDPLSTMQLVELALEAGVPKGVLNVVHGGKEVVDALCTHELVKAVSFVGSTAVGTHVYRLGSEHGKRVQSMMGAKNHAVVLPDANREQTLNALAGAGFGAAGQRCMATSVVVLVGAAQQWLPDLVAKARTLKVNAGNEPNTDIGPVVSRAAKQRILGLIEAGVKEGATLALDGRDIKVPGYEQGNFIGPTVFSDVTTEMEIYRQEIFGPVLVVLNAATLDDAIALVNRNPFGNGVGLFTQSGAAARKFQSEIDIGQVGINIPIPVPVPSFSFTGSRGSKLGDLGPYGKQVVQFYTQTKTVTARWFDDDTVNDGVNTTISLR; encoded by the coding sequence ATGAGCGCAAATGCAGCCGTTGCCACCGTCAAGTTGCTGATCAACGGCGAGTTCGTCGAGTCGAAGACCACCGAATGGCGCGACATCGTCAATCCCGCCACGCAAGAGGTGCTGGCGCGCGTGCCGTTCGCCACCGCCGACGAAGTGAACGAAGCCATCCGTTCCGCCCACGCCGCGTTCAAGACCTGGAAAGACACGCCGATCGGCGCGCGCATGCGCATCATGCTGAAGTACCAGGCGCTGATTCGCGAGCATTCGCCGCGTATCGCCAGGACCTTGAGCGCGGAGCAGGGCAAGACGATTCCCGATGCCGAAGGCGACATCTTTCGCGGCCTCGAAGTGGTCGAGCATGCATGCTCGATCGGCACGTTGCAGCAGGGCGAATTCGCGGAGAACGTGGCGGGCGGCGTGGATACCTACACGCTGCGCCAACCGATCGGCGTATGCGCCGGCATCACTCCGTTCAACTTCCCGGCGATGATCCCGCTGTGGATGTTCCCGATGGCGATCGTCTGCGGCAATACCTTCGTGCTGAAGCCTTCCGAGCAGGACCCGCTTTCGACCATGCAACTGGTCGAACTCGCGCTCGAAGCCGGCGTGCCGAAGGGTGTGCTGAATGTTGTGCACGGTGGCAAGGAGGTGGTCGACGCGCTCTGCACGCACGAACTCGTCAAGGCCGTTTCGTTCGTCGGCTCGACGGCGGTCGGTACGCACGTGTACCGCCTCGGCAGCGAACACGGCAAGCGCGTGCAATCGATGATGGGCGCGAAGAACCACGCGGTGGTGCTGCCCGATGCGAACCGCGAGCAGACCTTGAATGCGCTTGCCGGCGCTGGTTTTGGTGCGGCGGGTCAGCGCTGCATGGCGACCTCGGTGGTCGTGCTGGTGGGCGCCGCGCAGCAATGGTTGCCGGATCTGGTCGCCAAGGCCAGGACGTTGAAAGTCAACGCGGGCAACGAACCGAACACGGACATCGGCCCGGTGGTTTCGCGCGCGGCGAAGCAGCGCATTCTCGGCTTGATCGAAGCGGGCGTGAAAGAAGGCGCGACACTCGCGCTCGATGGCCGCGACATCAAAGTGCCGGGCTACGAGCAAGGCAACTTCATCGGCCCGACGGTTTTTTCCGATGTCACCACCGAGATGGAAATCTATCGCCAGGAGATTTTCGGCCCGGTGCTGGTGGTGCTGAACGCGGCCACGCTCGATGACGCCATCGCGCTGGTCAACCGCAATCCGTTCGGCAACGGCGTGGGCCTGTTCACGCAGAGCGGCGCGGCGGCGCGCAAGTTCCAGAGCGAGATCGATATCGGCCAGGTCGGCATCAACATTCCGATTCCGGTGCCGGTGCCGTCCTTCAGCTTTACCGGCTCGCGCGGCTCGAAACTCGGCGACCTCGGCCCCTATGGCAAACAGGTCGTGCAGTTCTACACGCAGACCAAGACCGTCACCGCGCGCTGGTTCGACGACGACACCGTCAACGACGGCGTGAACACGACCATCAGCCTGCGCTGA
- a CDS encoding AMP-binding protein, protein MTAAKAFFDARDLLLRHRTDYDRAYREFAWPPLGEFNWALDYFDVIARDNDNPALWIVDDPATDGLRLSYAQMSERSARMANFLRGVGVGRGDRLLLMLPNRVELWDVMLAAMKLGAIVLPATTQLSADDVRDRVQIGGANFAVVDSAELAKFDALEAPLTRLSVGAPRDGWIDLAAAYDASPQFTPEGITLATDPMLLYFTSGTTSKPKLVEHTHQSYPVGHLSTMYWIGLQPNDIHWNISSPGWAKHAWSCFFAPWNAQACVFVFNFARFVPKDTLNALVRFNITTLCAPPTVWRMLVQEHLSDYPVKLREIVGAGEPLNPEVIERVKHAWGITIRDGYGQTETTCQIGNSPGQPVVAGSMGRPLPGYTIELIDADDQPVTEGEISLPLAQRPLGLMTGYANNAKATAQAMRNGFYRTSDVALRRDDGYYVYVGRADDVFKSSDYRLSPFELESVLIEHEAIGEAAVVPSADALRLSVPKAFVTVRQGYEAGPELARAVFAFSREKLAPYKRIRRLQFSELPKTISGKIRRVELRRREMEREAEPARLPDEYWEEDFPDLR, encoded by the coding sequence ATGACTGCAGCGAAGGCCTTTTTCGACGCGCGTGACCTGTTATTGCGCCATCGAACCGACTATGACCGCGCCTACCGCGAATTCGCGTGGCCGCCGCTAGGCGAGTTCAACTGGGCGCTCGACTACTTCGACGTGATCGCGCGCGATAACGACAACCCGGCGCTGTGGATCGTCGACGATCCGGCCACCGACGGCCTGCGCCTGTCGTACGCGCAGATGTCGGAGCGCTCGGCGCGCATGGCGAATTTCCTGCGCGGCGTGGGCGTGGGCCGCGGCGACCGCCTGCTGCTGATGCTGCCGAACCGCGTCGAACTGTGGGACGTGATGCTCGCAGCCATGAAGCTCGGCGCGATTGTATTGCCCGCCACCACCCAGCTCTCCGCCGATGACGTGCGCGATCGCGTGCAGATCGGCGGTGCGAATTTCGCGGTGGTCGATAGCGCGGAGCTGGCCAAATTCGATGCGCTCGAAGCGCCGCTCACGCGCCTCTCGGTGGGCGCGCCGCGCGACGGCTGGATCGACCTGGCCGCGGCCTATGACGCATCGCCGCAATTCACGCCCGAAGGCATTACGCTGGCCACCGACCCGATGTTGCTGTACTTCACCTCAGGCACCACCTCGAAGCCCAAGCTGGTCGAACACACGCATCAAAGCTATCCGGTCGGCCATCTGTCGACCATGTACTGGATCGGCCTGCAACCGAACGACATCCATTGGAATATCAGCTCGCCAGGCTGGGCCAAGCACGCGTGGAGCTGCTTCTTCGCGCCGTGGAATGCGCAGGCCTGCGTGTTCGTTTTCAACTTTGCGCGCTTCGTGCCGAAAGACACGCTGAACGCGCTGGTGCGTTTCAACATCACGACGCTGTGCGCGCCGCCGACGGTCTGGCGCATGCTGGTGCAGGAGCATCTGAGCGACTATCCGGTCAAGCTGCGTGAAATCGTCGGCGCCGGCGAGCCGTTGAATCCCGAGGTCATCGAGCGCGTGAAGCACGCGTGGGGTATTACGATCCGCGACGGCTACGGCCAGACCGAGACCACCTGCCAGATCGGCAACTCGCCGGGCCAGCCGGTCGTCGCGGGTTCGATGGGACGTCCGCTGCCGGGCTACACGATCGAACTGATCGACGCCGATGACCAGCCCGTCACCGAAGGCGAAATCTCGCTGCCACTTGCGCAACGGCCGCTCGGCCTGATGACCGGCTACGCGAACAACGCCAAGGCCACCGCGCAAGCCATGCGCAACGGCTTCTACCGCACGTCCGACGTGGCGCTGCGCCGTGACGACGGCTACTACGTCTATGTCGGCCGCGCCGACGACGTCTTCAAATCGTCCGATTACCGCCTCAGTCCGTTCGAGCTAGAAAGCGTGCTGATCGAACACGAGGCGATCGGCGAGGCTGCCGTGGTACCGAGCGCCGACGCGCTGCGTCTGTCGGTGCCTAAGGCGTTCGTCACCGTGCGCCAGGGTTACGAAGCCGGCCCCGAACTCGCGCGTGCCGTATTCGCGTTCTCGCGCGAAAAACTCGCGCCGTACAAGCGGATTCGACGCCTGCAATTCAGCGAATTACCCAAGACCATCTCCGGCAAGATTCGCCGCGTCGAATTGCGACGCCGCGAAATGGAGCGCGAGGCCGAACCCGCGCGCCTGCCCGACGAGTATTGGGAAGAAGATTTCCCGGATCTGCGCTGA
- a CDS encoding acyl-CoA dehydrogenase yields the protein MDSFYTDEQRMIRDAARDFATEQLAPHAGQWDREAQLPAEVVRQMGELGFLGMIVPAEWGGSYTDYVAYALALEEIAAGCAACATLMSVHNSVGCGPILNFGTEAQKDRYLQDLATGRRIGAFCLTEPQAGSEANNLRTRAVLRDGKWILNGSKQFVTNGSRADLAIVFAVTDPDRGKRGLTAFIVPTDTPGFNVGKPEHKLGIRASDTCPISLDDCAVPEANLLGEPGEGLRIALSNLEGGRIGIAAQAVGIARAAFDAARLYANERIQFGKALKEHQTIANMLADMATRLNAARLLVHHAARLRTAGKPCLSEASQAKLFASELAEEICSNAIQIHGGYGYLEDYAVERHYRDARITQIYEGTSEVQRMLIARHV from the coding sequence ATGGACAGCTTCTACACCGACGAACAACGGATGATCCGCGACGCGGCTCGCGACTTCGCCACCGAACAGCTCGCGCCGCATGCTGGCCAATGGGATCGCGAGGCGCAACTGCCCGCCGAGGTCGTCAGGCAGATGGGCGAACTCGGTTTTCTCGGCATGATCGTGCCGGCGGAATGGGGCGGTTCCTACACGGACTACGTGGCCTATGCGCTCGCCCTCGAAGAGATCGCCGCCGGCTGCGCCGCCTGCGCCACGCTGATGAGCGTGCATAACTCGGTCGGCTGCGGGCCGATCCTCAACTTCGGCACGGAAGCACAGAAAGACCGCTATCTGCAGGACCTTGCAACCGGCCGCCGTATCGGCGCGTTCTGTCTGACCGAGCCGCAGGCCGGTTCCGAGGCGAACAATCTGCGCACCCGCGCCGTGCTGCGCGATGGCAAGTGGATACTCAACGGCAGCAAGCAGTTCGTGACTAACGGTTCGCGCGCCGACCTCGCGATTGTCTTCGCCGTGACCGATCCCGACCGTGGCAAGCGCGGCCTGACGGCCTTCATCGTGCCGACCGATACGCCCGGCTTCAACGTCGGCAAGCCGGAGCATAAGCTCGGCATTCGCGCTTCGGACACCTGTCCGATTTCCCTCGACGACTGCGCCGTGCCGGAAGCCAATCTGCTCGGCGAACCGGGCGAGGGCTTGCGGATCGCGCTGTCGAATCTCGAAGGCGGGCGCATCGGCATTGCCGCGCAGGCAGTGGGCATTGCGCGCGCTGCGTTCGATGCCGCGCGTCTCTATGCAAACGAACGCATCCAGTTCGGCAAAGCGTTGAAGGAGCATCAGACCATCGCCAACATGCTCGCCGACATGGCCACGCGTTTGAACGCCGCGCGGCTCCTCGTGCATCACGCGGCGCGGCTGCGCACGGCGGGCAAGCCGTGCTTGTCGGAGGCTTCGCAGGCCAAGCTGTTCGCGTCGGAACTGGCCGAGGAGATCTGCTCGAACGCGATTCAGATTCATGGCGGCTATGGTTATCTGGAGGACTACGCGGTGGAGCGCCACTATCGCGATGCGCGCATCACGCAGATTTACGAAGGGACCAGCGAGGTGCAACGCATGCTGATCGCGCGGCATGTGTAA